Proteins encoded by one window of Phycisphaerae bacterium:
- a CDS encoding three-Cys-motif partner protein TcmP: protein MAEPKETVYAAEPHTRAKHDILREYLKRWLPILARQSQNMGRLNTRLLYVDGFAGAGEYTDNIPGSPIVAIQTALESTTAFTVPTQIKLIEIRADRVANLRRLVDQMRPELARGGRIVVDEPIQGDCETVIDQLIDQHEQSHQRLGPALFFLDQYGYSSFSMELIGRILKNEVCEVFSYLNWNLLHPFMADQTKHAGIVKAFGGDEWLEVIELCGKNREDRFQEIYLNALRRRAGATYAYPFAMRDQNDRVIYWLFFCSNNLRGLEEMKRAMWTVDRSGGFEFSDRHAQSAGKLFKYGDSELANDVIEALDGQTLTVGEIEEYVLVNTPACNYKRALAIIERTGRLEPIDPPKGRRAGSFSEKSLRVRFVCPVQKKDLTLFDN from the coding sequence ATGGCTGAACCAAAGGAAACAGTTTATGCGGCGGAGCCGCATACGCGAGCAAAGCACGACATTCTACGGGAATACCTCAAGCGCTGGCTGCCAATCCTTGCTCGACAGTCGCAGAACATGGGCCGTCTGAACACTCGCCTGCTGTACGTGGACGGCTTCGCTGGGGCTGGAGAATACACCGACAACATCCCCGGTAGCCCGATCGTGGCGATCCAGACAGCTCTGGAGTCCACCACAGCTTTTACGGTACCAACTCAGATCAAACTGATCGAGATTCGGGCGGACCGCGTTGCGAATCTCCGCAGGCTCGTCGACCAAATGCGTCCCGAACTCGCACGAGGTGGCCGAATCGTTGTTGATGAGCCGATTCAAGGCGACTGCGAAACAGTGATAGACCAGCTAATCGACCAGCACGAACAGTCTCATCAGCGGCTGGGGCCGGCGCTTTTCTTCTTGGATCAGTATGGCTATTCCTCGTTCTCGATGGAGCTGATCGGCCGAATACTCAAGAACGAAGTCTGCGAGGTGTTCTCGTATCTGAACTGGAATCTGCTGCACCCCTTCATGGCAGACCAGACGAAACACGCCGGCATCGTAAAGGCTTTTGGCGGCGACGAATGGCTGGAGGTGATCGAACTTTGTGGCAAGAATAGGGAAGACCGATTCCAGGAAATCTATCTCAATGCGCTTCGGCGACGGGCCGGAGCGACCTACGCTTATCCCTTCGCAATGCGCGATCAGAACGATCGCGTGATCTACTGGCTGTTCTTTTGCAGCAACAATCTCCGCGGCCTCGAGGAGATGAAGCGGGCGATGTGGACAGTCGATCGTTCCGGCGGTTTCGAGTTTTCGGATCGGCACGCCCAAAGCGCGGGAAAGCTGTTCAAGTACGGGGATTCGGAACTCGCGAATGATGTGATTGAGGCTTTGGACGGGCAGACGTTGACCGTCGGCGAGATTGAGGAGTACGTCCTAGTGAACACGCCAGCCTGCAACTACAAGCGCGCCTTGGCGATTATCGAGCGCACAGGTCGTCTGGAACCAATCGACCCTCCAAAGGGGCGACGCGCGGGAAGCTTCAGCGAAAAGAGCTTGCGGGTTAGGTTCGTGTGCCCGGTGCAGAAGAAGGACTTGACGCTCTTCGACAATTGA
- the xrt gene encoding exosortase, with protein MIVLAGSVGLDDAWTCERPRCALPLPGRVLIDDVMAKVTASCTGSISVCSNGHLDVLDAVVRRYDSVEHPVRLVEDNMPLGTAGCVKACAPHLTGRPILVVGGSIWLEDDIESMIESHRSDGNALSISCIPHQVRADGCAQSRLRPAGLFCLDPSALEHIRSAGYQDIKEQLIPALIAAGKRVGAIALRNQSHQVSDWPTYLHALTRSLTCDSLEATGYRSLAPGIWCGDDVDIAPDARIVGPAIIGHRAVIGPGSVVIGPTLIGEHCRLESGAWAVRAVLPAGTTVAAGTRLTDAIVPAAPPETIACASCSRLNLATVPEVPRSTAFASGPAPAAEPVSASAFASVGLVIGAAFLWAFWPNLQVLWNVWQHDANYSAGQLVPFAAAYMLYLQRNHLRAARPSLSAIGILLFLAGMVLNLAGAHYLFASLSNLGIVVCANAAALLLLGWPVYRKVWYPMVFLLLMLPLPSRVHDAVMLPLQTLGAQVSATMLEIGGIPVERFGNVLEVSGHRVAVAEACNGLRMAIAFILVTGVVASVIPRATWQRVVIFLSSLPIALGCNIVRIVLTALLYRAGQAWLAEGIFHDGAGLLMMPLAVGLVLLELRLLQNLADSLGERFAVDRGTPSPSVASVR; from the coding sequence GTGATTGTCCTTGCCGGCAGCGTTGGTCTGGATGACGCCTGGACCTGCGAACGTCCGCGCTGCGCGTTGCCGCTGCCGGGTCGCGTGCTCATCGATGACGTCATGGCCAAGGTGACTGCGTCTTGCACCGGTTCCATATCCGTCTGCTCAAACGGACATCTCGACGTCCTTGACGCGGTTGTCCGCCGTTACGATTCCGTGGAACATCCGGTTCGCCTGGTGGAAGACAACATGCCGCTGGGTACGGCCGGTTGCGTCAAAGCGTGTGCACCGCATCTCACCGGTCGACCCATTCTGGTCGTGGGTGGTTCCATCTGGCTGGAAGATGATATTGAGTCCATGATCGAGAGCCATCGATCTGATGGCAATGCGCTTTCTATCTCCTGCATTCCGCATCAGGTCCGGGCGGACGGCTGCGCCCAGTCACGGTTGCGTCCGGCCGGCCTTTTCTGCCTGGATCCTTCCGCACTCGAGCACATTCGAAGCGCGGGATATCAGGACATCAAAGAACAGTTGATTCCTGCACTGATCGCCGCGGGGAAACGTGTCGGCGCGATCGCGCTCCGGAATCAGAGCCACCAGGTTTCGGACTGGCCGACCTATCTCCATGCGCTGACGCGTTCGCTCACATGCGACAGCCTCGAGGCTACCGGCTACCGGAGTCTTGCTCCCGGTATCTGGTGTGGCGACGACGTGGATATTGCGCCCGATGCGAGAATTGTTGGACCGGCGATCATCGGCCATCGCGCCGTCATTGGTCCCGGTTCAGTCGTCATCGGTCCGACCCTGATCGGTGAACACTGCCGACTGGAATCCGGCGCCTGGGCCGTAAGAGCTGTCCTCCCGGCAGGCACCACCGTCGCTGCGGGTACGCGACTCACCGATGCCATCGTGCCGGCCGCTCCGCCGGAGACAATCGCTTGCGCGTCTTGTTCTCGACTGAATTTGGCGACCGTGCCGGAAGTCCCACGATCGACCGCATTCGCATCAGGGCCGGCCCCAGCCGCCGAGCCCGTTTCGGCTTCTGCATTTGCAAGTGTCGGCCTGGTCATCGGTGCAGCCTTCCTTTGGGCGTTTTGGCCTAATCTCCAGGTTCTCTGGAATGTCTGGCAGCACGATGCCAATTACAGCGCGGGACAACTTGTGCCCTTCGCGGCGGCCTACATGCTCTACCTGCAACGCAACCACTTGCGGGCCGCACGTCCCAGCCTCAGCGCCATCGGCATTCTACTGTTCCTTGCCGGCATGGTGCTGAATCTCGCCGGCGCGCATTACCTGTTCGCGTCACTCTCGAACCTTGGCATCGTCGTTTGTGCGAATGCCGCGGCCCTGCTGCTCTTGGGCTGGCCCGTCTACCGCAAGGTCTGGTACCCGATGGTGTTTCTGCTTCTCATGCTGCCTCTGCCTTCGCGGGTCCATGATGCTGTCATGCTTCCGCTTCAGACCTTGGGCGCCCAGGTATCGGCCACGATGCTCGAGATCGGAGGGATCCCGGTGGAGCGTTTCGGAAACGTCCTCGAAGTGTCCGGACATCGGGTCGCCGTGGCCGAGGCCTGCAATGGACTGCGCATGGCGATCGCTTTCATCCTTGTAACAGGTGTCGTGGCTTCTGTGATTCCCCGGGCAACCTGGCAGCGCGTGGTTATTTTCTTGTCCAGTCTTCCCATCGCTTTGGGCTGCAACATCGTTCGCATTGTGTTGACGGCCCTGCTTTATCGGGCGGGACAAGCATGGCTCGCCGAGGGAATTTTCCACGACGGCGCCGGATTGCTCATGATGCCTCTTGCGGTCGGTCTCGTGTTGCTGGAACTTCGGCTGCTACAGAACTTGGCCGATTCCTTAGGAGAGCGGTTCGCCGTGGACCGCGGAACACCGAGCCCTTCGGTTGCATCCGTCCGATAA
- the purD gene encoding phosphoribosylamine--glycine ligase codes for MKILIIGGGGREHALAVSLAQSPRRPRIFCAPGNAGTAAIGQNVAIELDDFNGLVRFAQDEQIDLTVVGPEAPLCGGVVDCFRRAGLRIFGPTAAAARIEGDKAYAKRLMKAALVPTAEARIFQRLEEAKTYAASRDTGLVVKASGLAAGKGVIVCPDPADAILALEHVMAERAFGSAGDTVVVEELLKGEELSVFALVDGRTIYMLECAQDHKALLDGDTGPNTGGMGAYSPPPTATPDLLARVERDVLVPIVDALNNDDAPYQGILYAGLMITAAGPKVLEFNCRFGDPEAQVLLPRLCSDWLDAFEAVVDGRLSEIDMRWSSQCAVGVVLASAGYPVKSETGKVIEGLDDVENMPGVHVFHAATRTLEHLTLTAGGRVMCLTGIGRDVAEAQERAYAAAERIHFDGMQYRRDIAARASPTSGSP; via the coding sequence ATGAAGATCCTCATCATCGGCGGCGGCGGCCGCGAACATGCACTTGCAGTCTCCCTGGCCCAATCTCCACGGCGCCCGCGCATCTTCTGCGCTCCCGGCAACGCAGGCACTGCCGCCATCGGCCAGAATGTCGCCATCGAATTGGATGATTTCAATGGGCTTGTGCGGTTCGCACAGGACGAGCAGATCGACCTGACCGTTGTTGGCCCCGAGGCTCCCCTGTGTGGCGGTGTCGTCGATTGTTTCCGTCGCGCCGGTCTGCGGATCTTCGGTCCCACTGCCGCTGCGGCCCGCATCGAAGGGGACAAGGCATACGCCAAACGCCTGATGAAGGCCGCGCTCGTCCCAACTGCCGAAGCTCGGATCTTTCAGCGACTGGAGGAAGCCAAGACCTATGCTGCTTCTCGCGATACCGGCCTTGTGGTCAAGGCATCCGGACTCGCCGCCGGCAAGGGGGTCATTGTCTGCCCCGATCCCGCCGACGCCATCTTGGCGCTGGAACACGTAATGGCCGAGCGCGCCTTCGGATCGGCCGGCGATACCGTCGTCGTCGAAGAGTTGCTCAAGGGCGAAGAGCTCTCCGTCTTTGCGCTGGTCGATGGGCGCACGATTTACATGCTTGAATGCGCCCAGGATCACAAGGCCTTGCTCGACGGCGACACAGGCCCCAACACCGGAGGAATGGGAGCTTACAGTCCCCCACCGACCGCCACGCCGGACCTCCTGGCTCGCGTGGAACGCGACGTACTCGTCCCCATCGTGGACGCCTTGAATAACGACGACGCGCCCTACCAAGGCATTCTCTATGCCGGGCTCATGATCACGGCGGCTGGGCCGAAAGTGCTCGAGTTCAATTGCCGATTCGGCGATCCCGAGGCGCAGGTGCTGTTGCCTCGCCTCTGCTCAGACTGGCTCGATGCATTCGAGGCCGTGGTGGACGGGCGACTCAGCGAAATCGACATGCGCTGGTCGAGCCAATGTGCAGTCGGCGTCGTACTGGCCTCGGCCGGCTATCCCGTTAAATCCGAAACTGGAAAGGTCATCGAAGGACTCGATGACGTGGAAAACATGCCCGGCGTTCACGTGTTTCACGCGGCAACTCGTACCCTCGAACATCTGACCTTGACCGCCGGAGGGCGTGTCATGTGCCTGACCGGCATCGGGCGTGACGTTGCTGAAGCGCAAGAGCGGGCCTATGCCGCCGCCGAGCGCATTCACTTCGACGGCATGCAATACCGACGGGACATCGCCGCTCGGGCCTCGCCGACCTCAGGATCACCTTAG
- a CDS encoding sugar transferase: MDLGLSILSLIVLSPLLALVALLVKCTSRGPVFYADVRQGRGGREFRCMKFRTMVRNAAELQAELRAKNEVDGPQFKMANDPRLTPIGGWLRRYNIDELPQLFNVLIGQMSLVGPRPSPDRENQLCPGWRRTRLTMRPGITGLWQVLRLRGDAPSDFQEWIYYDVEYARHQSLWLDVQLLIYTPLTMMWPGLLDRFAEHLARKGICAQSIRLQIRRRDRETEKEAHKPSASAAPGD; this comes from the coding sequence ATGGACCTGGGGCTCTCCATCCTTTCGTTGATTGTCCTTTCGCCGCTGCTGGCGCTTGTCGCTTTGCTCGTGAAGTGCACGTCACGGGGGCCGGTGTTCTACGCCGATGTCCGACAGGGGCGAGGCGGGCGCGAATTCCGTTGCATGAAGTTCCGCACCATGGTCCGCAACGCCGCAGAGCTTCAGGCGGAGCTTCGGGCCAAGAACGAGGTTGACGGACCGCAGTTCAAGATGGCCAATGATCCGCGGCTGACGCCGATTGGCGGCTGGCTGCGCCGCTACAACATCGATGAGCTCCCGCAGCTCTTCAACGTACTGATCGGGCAGATGAGCCTGGTCGGACCGCGGCCTTCCCCGGACCGCGAGAATCAACTCTGCCCCGGTTGGCGCCGGACAAGACTGACCATGCGTCCGGGCATCACAGGTCTCTGGCAGGTACTCCGCCTTCGCGGCGACGCTCCTTCCGATTTCCAGGAGTGGATCTACTACGATGTGGAGTACGCCCGGCACCAGTCGCTGTGGCTGGATGTTCAATTGCTTATTTATACTCCGTTGACCATGATGTGGCCCGGCCTGCTGGATCGCTTCGCGGAGCATCTTGCACGGAAGGGCATTTGCGCCCAATCGATTCGACTCCAGATCCGGCGGCGCGATCGGGAGACCGAGAAGGAAGCCCATAAGCCGTCTGCTTCCGCCGCGCCGGGCGATTGA
- a CDS encoding exosortase-associated EpsI family protein, with translation MEKARPIQVIAVLLLLLAVVGGASRWARSSRAAAAAAYTPPLAPLETIPMDIGGYRGRDIPLRADVMQTAGVDTYIQREYVNPTTGKRVLLYIGYWGRENIGTGHGPEVCYPAAGWKIDSPAEEKPIPGVNVGDGQTVRAGFFRFVRTEPEGIRRIAVGFVAVVSGQYQPSSRGVFWHRPGYLLPDGGHFLAQVHVSAVPRADEWDAADADILEFMELALPLLAERLPRGVE, from the coding sequence ATGGAAAAGGCGCGACCCATTCAGGTCATTGCTGTCCTGTTGCTGCTGCTCGCCGTTGTCGGAGGAGCGAGCCGGTGGGCACGTTCCAGCCGCGCCGCCGCCGCGGCCGCCTACACACCGCCCTTGGCACCCCTGGAGACCATTCCCATGGACATCGGCGGCTACCGCGGGCGCGACATCCCCCTGCGGGCGGACGTCATGCAAACAGCCGGTGTCGATACCTACATCCAGCGGGAATATGTGAACCCGACCACCGGAAAACGAGTCTTGCTGTACATCGGGTACTGGGGGAGGGAGAATATCGGGACCGGACACGGTCCCGAAGTCTGTTACCCGGCTGCGGGCTGGAAGATTGACAGCCCTGCCGAAGAGAAGCCGATCCCGGGCGTCAATGTAGGGGACGGGCAGACCGTCCGGGCGGGCTTCTTTCGATTTGTTCGGACCGAGCCCGAGGGCATTCGCCGTATTGCGGTGGGTTTCGTTGCGGTGGTCAGCGGCCAATATCAGCCCTCGTCCCGAGGCGTTTTCTGGCACAGACCGGGATACCTGCTGCCGGACGGCGGGCACTTTCTGGCGCAGGTTCACGTCAGCGCCGTCCCAAGAGCGGACGAATGGGATGCCGCGGATGCCGATATTCTAGAATTCATGGAACTGGCTCTTCCGCTCCTCGCCGAGCGATTGCCGCGCGGAGTGGAATGA
- a CDS encoding DUF2924 domain-containing protein, which produces MSLNIRKEVATLEAMTVGQLQERYVEVFGEPVRSRHKQYLIRRIAWRLQANAEGGLSERAIRRAEELANVADVRVTPPRPKQKTASSKPVAITSVPVVLTTDPRLPPIGSQITRKYKGRTIAVTALADGFEYLGDRYRSLTAVAKAITGSHINGFRFFGLEGKA; this is translated from the coding sequence ATGAGCCTGAACATAAGGAAGGAGGTCGCGACGCTGGAGGCGATGACGGTCGGACAACTCCAGGAGCGATACGTCGAGGTCTTTGGCGAACCGGTCCGCAGCCGGCACAAGCAGTACCTGATCCGGCGGATCGCGTGGCGGCTCCAGGCCAACGCCGAAGGCGGGTTGTCGGAGCGGGCGATTCGGCGGGCCGAGGAACTGGCTAATGTCGCGGACGTCCGCGTGACGCCGCCGCGGCCAAAGCAGAAGACGGCGAGTTCAAAGCCCGTCGCAATCACCTCCGTACCCGTCGTACTGACCACCGACCCACGCCTGCCGCCAATTGGCTCGCAGATCACGCGGAAGTACAAGGGTCGGACGATTGCCGTTACGGCGCTGGCCGACGGCTTCGAGTACCTCGGCGACCGCTATCGCTCGCTGACTGCGGTCGCGAAGGCGATCACCGGTTCGCACATCAATGGGTTTCGGTTCTTCGGCCTGGAGGGCAAGGCGTGA
- a CDS encoding recombinase family protein: MRCAIYTRKSSDEGLQQEFNSLDAQREAAEAYIASQKAEGWVCLPDRYDDGGFTGGNTERPALKRLLADIEAGRVDTVVVYKIDRFSRSLADFMRMMTVFEKHGVAFVSVTQAFDTSSSMGRLTLNILLSFAQFEREIIGERIRDKIAASRQRGKWTGGTPILGFDVDRSSGSPKLVVNPVEASFVRQIFELYVECGTLLATAAELERRGWRTKVWKTRSGAERGGFPFDKCRLHVLLTNVLYVGRVRHKKDIFPGEHEAIVPKDLFDKVQRLLARNRNIGCAELRNRHGALLRGLLHCKACGRAMVHTFTTRGSKRYRYYTCTDAIKRGRRKCPVGSLPAGEIERAVVEQIRCVADDPELRAETLAQATADTKTRVGRLEEERRMLQKGLKRHHAELRRMASAAADTDPELISNLADQIADVERRLAEIDAQIRELQDAAVTESDVAAAFADFEGLWSALTPREQVRVINLLVQRVDFDAADSTIEIAFHDAGIRALANGADRNGSDETTSYPPSKHTTKPNPREAAA; encoded by the coding sequence GTGCGATGCGCCATCTACACTCGCAAGAGCAGCGACGAGGGGCTTCAACAGGAGTTCAACTCGCTCGACGCGCAGCGCGAAGCGGCCGAGGCGTATATCGCCAGCCAAAAGGCCGAGGGATGGGTCTGCCTGCCGGATCGTTACGACGACGGCGGTTTCACGGGGGGTAATACGGAACGCCCCGCGCTGAAGCGACTGCTGGCCGATATCGAAGCGGGCAGAGTTGACACGGTGGTCGTCTACAAGATCGACCGATTCAGCCGGTCGCTCGCCGACTTCATGCGGATGATGACCGTGTTCGAGAAACACGGAGTCGCGTTCGTCAGTGTCACGCAGGCGTTTGATACCAGCAGCTCGATGGGCCGATTGACGCTCAATATCCTGTTGTCGTTCGCCCAGTTCGAGCGCGAAATCATCGGCGAACGCATTCGCGACAAGATCGCCGCGTCACGCCAGCGCGGCAAATGGACGGGTGGTACGCCGATCCTCGGGTTTGACGTGGACCGGTCCAGCGGAAGCCCCAAGCTCGTTGTCAACCCCGTCGAGGCCTCGTTCGTGCGGCAGATCTTCGAGTTGTACGTCGAGTGCGGCACGTTGTTGGCCACGGCGGCGGAGCTGGAGCGACGGGGCTGGCGAACCAAAGTGTGGAAGACGCGAAGTGGCGCGGAGCGCGGGGGGTTCCCGTTCGATAAGTGCCGCCTGCACGTCCTGTTGACCAACGTCCTGTACGTCGGCCGGGTACGCCACAAGAAGGACATCTTTCCGGGTGAGCACGAGGCAATCGTACCGAAGGACCTTTTCGACAAGGTGCAGAGGCTCCTGGCCAGGAATCGCAACATCGGATGTGCGGAGCTTCGCAATCGTCACGGGGCGCTGCTTCGGGGTTTGCTGCACTGCAAGGCCTGTGGGCGAGCGATGGTCCACACCTTCACCACGCGGGGGAGCAAACGCTACCGCTACTACACCTGCACGGACGCCATCAAGCGGGGACGGCGGAAATGTCCCGTGGGTTCGCTGCCAGCCGGAGAAATCGAACGGGCCGTGGTGGAACAGATTCGGTGCGTCGCCGACGACCCTGAACTGCGAGCCGAGACTCTGGCGCAGGCAACGGCTGACACAAAGACGCGCGTCGGGCGACTGGAGGAAGAACGGCGGATGCTTCAGAAGGGACTGAAACGCCACCACGCCGAGTTGCGGCGCATGGCTTCCGCTGCTGCCGACACCGACCCGGAACTCATTTCCAATTTGGCGGATCAGATTGCCGACGTGGAACGGCGATTGGCCGAAATTGATGCTCAGATCAGGGAGCTTCAAGACGCAGCGGTGACCGAATCCGACGTCGCCGCCGCGTTCGCCGACTTCGAAGGCCTGTGGTCCGCTCTGACACCGCGCGAGCAAGTCCGCGTGATCAACCTGCTCGTTCAACGAGTCGATTTCGATGCCGCGGACAGCACGATTGAGATTGCGTTTCACGACGCCGGGATTCGAGCGTTGGCGAATGGTGCCGACCGAAATGGCAGTGACGAGACTACGTCCTACCCGCCGTCCAAGCATACTACCAAGCCCAATCCACGGGAGGCCGCCGCGTGA
- a CDS encoding polysaccharide biosynthesis tyrosine autokinase gives MSTPKDIVLAEQNQALGLPVSKPAEHHGDNLVTAVCARWGTALIFTLLALVASLSAVWFLVKPKYLVSSVIHIAPVTPPILQGDINVDISRNYNTYVATLRGILLGPDLILEALQEPAVQALPPLVDSGDAVEAVLDRLEVTRLPGTELLRIAMTGQKPATLAAVVNSIVSTFLRHEEDNRRSNDELVLSSLRQEQAALEAKLRALGESLRNLAQDAGIILADGAGVPADQSVAVFRQMLTAARTDKSVAQARLDALRKARESGDFGRVDFADFEAYTARDPQLLTLKEELRRLRTDAYMDEALGRGANHPEVRMRPKRIEGLETGIEERRQELRNEFLRDQERTLLSQIRAAEIQEEMVQNALAGLDSERLAAVRQHINAEDLRHERDQVETMLTQVKNKIYSVNVEQRRIPRVTRKSQASPPALPNIDERPKFAAVAFAASLLFGCGIAFLRHRLDTRLRTPDQVSAQIGVRVLGSVHQVQGANGTPLALDKSLQDPVRGISTALLATGTGQAEGHSRLITSPAPGSGKSSIAINLSRSVAVTGRRVLLIDGDNYRRGLTRKLELDDHAGLAEFLANEATEGDVLCPGSLPNLTLMPSGAIDESFGEHLTNRETQNRLKRLWSRFDEVIVDSPPILVGSHALVLATMVQEVVLVLRAGRTAREEAEVARERLTAVGARVVGAILNGVDPRRVRSGYGYGYGYDYTYGEAHQ, from the coding sequence ATGAGTACCCCTAAGGACATCGTTCTCGCAGAACAGAACCAGGCGCTCGGCCTGCCGGTATCGAAGCCTGCCGAGCACCACGGCGACAACCTCGTCACCGCGGTCTGTGCCCGCTGGGGTACGGCCCTGATTTTTACGCTGCTCGCCCTTGTGGCTTCGTTGTCGGCGGTCTGGTTCCTGGTCAAACCCAAGTACCTTGTCTCGTCCGTGATCCACATCGCCCCCGTGACGCCGCCCATTCTCCAGGGCGACATCAACGTCGACATCTCCCGCAATTACAATACCTACGTTGCGACGCTGCGAGGCATTCTGTTGGGCCCCGACTTGATCCTCGAGGCATTGCAGGAGCCGGCGGTTCAGGCGCTTCCGCCACTGGTGGATTCAGGAGATGCGGTAGAAGCGGTGCTCGACCGCCTCGAAGTGACGCGCCTTCCCGGCACCGAGCTCTTGCGCATCGCCATGACCGGGCAAAAACCGGCGACCCTCGCCGCCGTCGTCAACAGCATTGTTTCGACATTCCTCCGCCACGAAGAGGACAACCGCCGCAGCAACGATGAGCTTGTACTCAGTTCATTGCGCCAGGAACAGGCAGCGCTGGAAGCCAAGCTCCGCGCTCTTGGCGAGAGCCTGCGTAACCTGGCGCAGGACGCCGGGATCATCCTGGCGGACGGCGCGGGAGTTCCGGCCGATCAGTCCGTCGCCGTCTTCCGCCAGATGCTCACCGCCGCCCGAACGGATAAGTCCGTCGCCCAGGCGCGACTCGATGCCCTCCGCAAGGCGCGCGAATCCGGCGACTTCGGCCGTGTCGACTTCGCGGACTTCGAGGCGTATACCGCCCGCGATCCGCAACTGCTGACCCTCAAGGAGGAGCTGCGGCGCCTGCGAACCGACGCGTACATGGACGAGGCGCTGGGCCGCGGAGCAAATCACCCGGAAGTCCGCATGCGACCCAAGCGGATCGAGGGGCTGGAAACCGGAATCGAAGAGCGGCGCCAGGAGCTTCGGAATGAGTTCCTCCGCGATCAGGAACGGACGCTTCTTTCCCAAATTCGCGCCGCGGAGATCCAGGAGGAAATGGTCCAGAATGCCCTGGCCGGACTCGACTCTGAGCGCCTCGCTGCCGTTCGGCAGCACATCAACGCCGAGGACCTTCGGCACGAGCGTGACCAGGTCGAGACGATGCTCACGCAGGTCAAGAACAAGATCTACTCGGTCAACGTGGAGCAGCGTCGCATCCCGCGCGTGACGCGCAAATCGCAGGCAAGTCCGCCCGCCCTACCCAATATTGACGAGCGTCCCAAGTTCGCCGCGGTCGCCTTTGCCGCGAGCCTCCTTTTCGGCTGCGGGATCGCATTCCTGCGCCATCGACTGGACACGCGCCTGCGGACGCCCGATCAGGTCTCTGCGCAGATCGGTGTCCGCGTACTTGGCAGCGTTCACCAGGTCCAGGGCGCCAACGGAACGCCGCTCGCCCTCGACAAGAGCTTGCAGGATCCGGTTCGCGGAATATCCACGGCACTGCTCGCCACGGGAACCGGCCAGGCCGAAGGCCACAGCCGCCTCATCACCAGCCCGGCACCGGGCAGCGGAAAATCCTCTATCGCAATCAACCTCTCTCGCAGTGTGGCCGTCACAGGCCGGCGCGTTCTGCTCATCGACGGTGACAACTACCGCCGCGGCCTGACCCGTAAGCTCGAATTGGACGACCACGCGGGACTCGCCGAGTTCCTCGCCAATGAGGCGACTGAAGGCGATGTCCTTTGCCCGGGTTCACTCCCCAACCTGACGCTCATGCCCTCCGGTGCCATCGACGAGTCCTTCGGTGAGCACCTTACCAACCGCGAAACCCAGAATCGCCTCAAGCGCTTGTGGAGCCGCTTTGACGAGGTGATCGTCGACTCCCCGCCCATTCTCGTCGGAAGCCACGCACTGGTTCTGGCCACCATGGTGCAGGAGGTCGTCCTGGTACTTCGGGCCGGGCGAACGGCAAGGGAAGAAGCGGAAGTGGCGCGCGAGCGACTTACCGCCGTCGGAGCGCGCGTCGTCGGCGCCATTCTCAACGGCGTTGATCCCCGCCGTGTCCGTTCCGGATACGGCTACGGGTATGGCTACGACTACACATACGGTGAAGCGCACCAATAG